Proteins encoded in a region of the Mycolicibacterium neoaurum genome:
- a CDS encoding acetyl-CoA C-acetyltransferase codes for MPEAVIVATARSPIGRAGKGSLVTMRPDDLAAQMVRAALDKVPSLDPRDIDDLMMGSAQPAGEAGYNIGRAVAVELGYDFLPGTTVNRYCSSSLQTTRMAFHAIKAGEGDVFISAGVETVSRFAVGAADGAPNSKNPLFDEAQARTIKQAEDGSTWHDPREDGLIPDVYIAMGQTAENVATYTGISREDQDHWGVRSQNRAEEAIKNGFFEREISPVTLPDGTVVSTDDGPRAGTTYEKISQLKPVFRPNGTITAGNACPLNDGAAAVIIMSDTKAKELGLTPLARIVSTGVSGLSPEIMGLGPIEAIRKALAKAGKTISDIDLVEINEAFAVQVLGSARELGIDEDKLNVSGGAIALGHPFGMTGARITATLLNNLATHDKTFGIESMCVGGGQGMAMVVERLS; via the coding sequence ATGCCCGAAGCCGTCATCGTCGCCACCGCACGCTCACCGATCGGTCGGGCGGGTAAGGGATCGCTGGTCACCATGCGTCCCGATGATCTGGCCGCGCAGATGGTCCGCGCCGCCCTGGACAAGGTGCCCTCGCTGGACCCCCGCGATATCGACGACCTGATGATGGGCAGCGCCCAGCCCGCCGGCGAGGCCGGTTACAACATCGGCCGCGCCGTCGCCGTCGAGCTCGGCTACGACTTCCTGCCCGGTACCACCGTCAACCGGTACTGTTCGTCGTCCCTGCAGACCACCCGGATGGCGTTCCACGCGATCAAGGCCGGCGAGGGTGACGTCTTCATCTCCGCCGGTGTCGAGACGGTCTCCCGGTTCGCCGTCGGCGCCGCCGATGGTGCGCCGAACTCCAAGAACCCCCTGTTCGACGAGGCGCAGGCGCGCACTATCAAGCAGGCCGAGGACGGGTCGACCTGGCACGATCCCCGCGAGGACGGTCTGATCCCGGACGTCTACATCGCCATGGGCCAGACCGCCGAGAACGTCGCCACCTACACCGGCATCAGCCGCGAGGATCAGGACCACTGGGGTGTGCGTTCGCAGAATCGCGCCGAGGAGGCCATCAAGAACGGCTTCTTCGAGCGTGAGATCTCCCCGGTGACCCTGCCCGACGGCACCGTCGTCTCCACCGATGACGGCCCGCGCGCCGGCACCACCTACGAGAAGATCAGCCAGCTCAAGCCGGTGTTCCGCCCGAACGGCACGATCACCGCAGGCAACGCCTGCCCGCTCAACGACGGCGCGGCGGCCGTCATCATCATGAGCGATACCAAGGCCAAGGAACTCGGCCTGACCCCGCTGGCGCGCATCGTGTCCACCGGTGTGTCCGGGCTGTCGCCGGAGATCATGGGCCTCGGCCCGATCGAGGCCATCCGCAAGGCGCTGGCCAAGGCAGGCAAGACGATCTCCGATATCGACCTGGTCGAGATCAACGAGGCGTTCGCGGTGCAGGTGCTGGGCTCGGCCCGTGAGCTGGGCATCGACGAGGACAAGCTGAACGTCTCTGGTGGCGCGATCGCGCTGGGTCATCCTTTCGGGATGACCGGCGCCCGCATCACCGCGACGCTGCTGAACAACCTGGCCACCCACGACAAGACCTTCGGCATCGAGTCGATGTGCGTCGGAGGTGGGCAGGGCATGGCGATGGTGGTCGAGCGCCTCTCCTGA
- a CDS encoding alpha/beta hydrolase: MTAPSRVSGDPHAAISPARARQSRRFPVGDWRPVEIVEDGAGLAGRLAGLVAMMTIKPTLAIGSHVPKLPWPFGLVDFAARVLRPAPGTVRATIALPHCTAQLIRAAGVLPADGKRSVILYLHGGAFLTCGANTHGRMVTELSKFADSPVFVVNYRMIPKHSIASAIDDCYDAYKWLRLTGYDPANIVLAGDSAGGYLALALAQRLQAEGGEAPAAVVTMSPLFEINSDSRAQHPNSRTDAMFPPRAIEALGAIVEESAKRHGQEVYEPLEHIEPGLPRTLIHVSGSEVLLNDARKAARMLAESGVPVEVRIWPGQIHVFQLCSPIVGEATRSLRQIGEYIREATW, from the coding sequence ATGACGGCACCAAGCAGGGTCTCAGGAGACCCGCATGCAGCGATAAGCCCAGCTAGGGCTCGTCAGTCGCGGCGTTTTCCGGTTGGCGACTGGCGTCCCGTCGAGATCGTCGAAGACGGAGCCGGACTGGCGGGCAGGCTGGCCGGACTGGTAGCCATGATGACGATCAAGCCAACTCTGGCAATCGGATCGCACGTGCCGAAGCTGCCGTGGCCGTTCGGCCTCGTGGATTTCGCCGCCCGCGTCCTGCGGCCCGCCCCGGGCACGGTGCGCGCCACGATCGCGCTACCGCACTGCACCGCGCAACTGATCCGCGCCGCCGGAGTGCTGCCCGCCGACGGCAAGCGGTCGGTGATCCTCTACCTGCACGGTGGGGCGTTCCTGACCTGTGGTGCCAACACCCACGGCCGCATGGTCACCGAGCTGTCCAAGTTCGCCGACAGCCCAGTGTTCGTCGTCAACTACCGGATGATCCCCAAGCACTCGATCGCCAGCGCCATCGACGACTGCTACGACGCCTACAAATGGCTGCGGCTCACCGGATATGACCCCGCCAACATCGTCCTGGCCGGTGATTCGGCCGGCGGCTACCTCGCGCTCGCGCTCGCCCAGCGCTTGCAGGCCGAGGGCGGCGAGGCACCCGCGGCGGTGGTGACAATGTCCCCGCTGTTCGAGATCAACAGCGACAGCCGTGCCCAGCACCCCAACTCGCGCACCGATGCGATGTTCCCGCCGCGCGCCATCGAGGCCCTCGGCGCCATCGTCGAGGAGTCAGCCAAGCGGCACGGCCAGGAGGTCTACGAGCCGCTTGAGCACATCGAACCGGGCCTGCCCCGCACCCTGATCCACGTGTCGGGCTCGGAGGTTCTGCTCAACGATGCACGAAAGGCGGCCCGGATGCTGGCCGAATCCGGGGTCCCCGTCGAGGTGCGCATCTGGCCCGGTCAGATCCACGTTTTCCAGCTGTGCTCGCCGATCGTCGGAGAAGCGACGCGCTCGTTGCGCCAGATCGGCGAGTACATCCGAGAGGCGACGTGGTGA
- a CDS encoding SGNH/GDSL hydrolase family protein, producing MIVGRITSVAVAAAALVSTGSAYVGARNLLSGQADQARQTIPKSWDAPPRADGVYAPGGGPVQRWTRDTPVDLHLMIFGDSTATGYGSTCGDEVPGVLLARGLAEESGKRIRLSTKAIVGATSKGLSGQIDAMFVAGPPPDAAVIMIGANDITKPNGLGPSARRVGQAVERLRSAGAVVVVGTCPDFGVIKAIPQPLRWVTRNRGLRLARAQAAAVRAAGGVPVPFSDLLAPHFYEAPELLFSADMFHPSAAGYELAAKQLLPALCQALGEFNAETSTEAALESRMDGSGSLLARIGNLSRLWRRSTGVPAPIVVTAG from the coding sequence GTGATCGTGGGTCGTATCACGTCTGTTGCCGTGGCCGCCGCGGCGCTCGTCTCCACCGGTTCGGCCTACGTCGGCGCCCGCAACCTGCTGAGCGGCCAGGCCGACCAGGCCCGCCAGACCATCCCGAAATCCTGGGATGCGCCACCGCGCGCCGACGGTGTCTATGCCCCCGGCGGGGGGCCGGTGCAGCGGTGGACCCGGGACACCCCCGTCGACCTGCACCTGATGATCTTCGGTGACTCCACGGCCACCGGATACGGCAGCACCTGCGGGGACGAGGTGCCCGGTGTGCTGCTGGCCCGCGGGTTGGCCGAGGAGTCCGGTAAGCGGATCCGGCTGAGCACCAAGGCCATCGTCGGCGCCACCTCCAAGGGTCTGTCCGGACAGATCGACGCGATGTTCGTCGCCGGGCCACCGCCGGATGCGGCCGTCATCATGATCGGCGCCAACGACATCACCAAGCCCAACGGCCTGGGTCCGTCGGCCCGGCGGGTCGGCCAGGCGGTGGAACGGTTGCGCAGCGCGGGCGCGGTGGTCGTGGTGGGTACCTGCCCCGATTTCGGCGTCATCAAGGCCATCCCGCAGCCGCTGCGGTGGGTGACCCGCAATCGGGGTTTGCGGCTGGCGCGCGCCCAGGCCGCCGCGGTGCGCGCGGCCGGCGGGGTACCTGTGCCGTTCTCGGACCTGTTGGCCCCGCACTTCTACGAGGCACCCGAGCTGCTGTTCTCCGCCGATATGTTCCATCCGTCGGCAGCCGGCTACGAGCTGGCGGCCAAGCAGCTGCTGCCCGCGCTGTGTCAGGCCCTCGGCGAGTTCAACGCGGAGACGTCTACCGAGGCCGCCCTGGAATCCCGGATGGACGGCAGCGGTTCGCTGCTGGCCCGGATCGGCAATCTCAGCCGATTGTGGCGTCGTTCGACCGGGGTCCCCGCACCCATCGTGGTGACCGCGGGCTAG
- the purT gene encoding formate-dependent phosphoribosylglycinamide formyltransferase has protein sequence MTTLGTPLSPHATRVMLLGSGELGREVLIALQRLGVETIAVDRYPNAPGHQIAHHARVLAMTDADALRELIEAEKPDLVVPEIEAIATPVLEELEDAGAVRVIPTARAARLTMDREGIRRLAAETLGVPTSPYRFCDSLAELQSAVDEIGYPCVVKPVMSSSGKGQSKIDGPDGVEPAWEYAMSGSRVSNTRIIVEGFIDFDYEITLLTVRSVDGTQFCEPIGHRQVSGDYVESWQPHPMSAAALESAQQIAAAVTENLGGQGIFGVELFVKGDQVWFSEVSPRPHDTGMVTMITQWQNEFELHARAILGLPVDTTLKTPGASAVIYGGVDASGVVFDGVDEALRVPRTDIRLFGKPESFVKRRMGVALAYDADVDAARANATEAASRVTPRVT, from the coding sequence ATGACCACACTCGGAACACCCCTGTCCCCGCACGCCACCCGGGTGATGCTGCTCGGCTCCGGTGAGCTCGGCCGTGAAGTCCTGATCGCGCTGCAGCGTCTCGGCGTCGAGACCATCGCCGTCGACCGCTACCCGAATGCGCCGGGGCATCAGATCGCCCACCATGCGCGCGTGCTCGCGATGACCGATGCCGACGCGCTGCGCGAGCTCATCGAGGCCGAGAAGCCTGATCTGGTGGTGCCCGAGATCGAGGCCATCGCGACCCCGGTGCTCGAGGAGCTCGAGGACGCCGGAGCGGTGCGGGTGATCCCGACGGCGCGGGCGGCCCGGCTCACGATGGACCGCGAGGGGATCCGGCGGCTGGCGGCCGAGACCCTCGGCGTGCCGACCAGTCCGTACCGATTCTGCGATTCGCTGGCCGAGCTTCAGTCCGCGGTCGACGAGATCGGCTACCCGTGCGTGGTCAAGCCGGTGATGAGCAGTTCGGGCAAGGGGCAGAGCAAGATCGACGGTCCCGACGGCGTCGAGCCCGCCTGGGAGTACGCCATGTCGGGCAGCCGGGTCAGCAACACCCGCATCATCGTCGAGGGTTTCATCGATTTCGACTACGAGATCACGCTGTTGACGGTGCGCAGTGTCGACGGGACCCAATTCTGCGAGCCGATCGGGCACCGACAGGTCAGCGGCGATTATGTGGAGAGCTGGCAGCCGCACCCGATGTCGGCCGCGGCACTGGAGTCGGCCCAGCAGATCGCCGCCGCGGTGACCGAAAATCTGGGCGGGCAGGGCATTTTCGGGGTCGAGCTGTTCGTCAAGGGTGACCAGGTGTGGTTCAGTGAGGTCAGTCCGCGCCCACACGACACCGGCATGGTCACGATGATCACGCAGTGGCAGAACGAGTTCGAGCTGCATGCGCGCGCCATCCTCGGCCTGCCGGTGGACACCACACTCAAGACGCCCGGCGCCAGCGCGGTCATCTACGGCGGTGTGGACGCCTCCGGAGTGGTGTTCGACGGGGTGGACGAGGCATTGCGGGTGCCGCGCACCGATATTCGGCTGTTCGGCAAACCGGAGAGCTTCGTCAAGCGCCGCATGGGTGTGGCGCTGGCCTACGACGCCGATGTCGACGCGGCGCGGGCCAATGCCACCGAGGCGGCGAGCCGGGTCACCCCGCGCGTCACCTAG